ATGGACATAATTTTGAGTTAATAGTAACGGTAAAAGGTAAACCGGATCCGGATACCGGGTTCGTGATTGATTTAAAAGTTTTGGGGGATTTGATTAAGGAAAAGATTGTTGACAAGGTCGATCATAAAAACCTGAATCTTGATGTGGATTTCATGAAAGACAAAATGGCTTCCTGTGAAATTTTTGTGACAGAAATTTGGAAAATCCTGGCTCCTGCGATTCAGGAAGTGGCTTCAACTGCACAATTACATTATATCAAACTGGTGGAAACACCGAAAAATTTCGTAGAATACTACGGCGAATAATTCTTTACAGGTATCGGCTGATTTTTTAGACTGGCCGATACTTTTCTTCTCTTCTACAAATATCTCAGCATGAAATACTACCTCATTGCCGGCGAACGTTCGGGTGATTTACACGGTGCCAATCTGATGAAAGGAATAAAATCCAATGATCCGGAGGCGCAGTTTCGTGGCTGGGGCGGTGATATGATGCAGGCGGAGGGAATGGATCTGGTGACACATTATAAGGATACCGCTTTCATGGGTTTTCTGGAAGTAGCGAAAAATATTCTTAAAATTACCGGCTTCCTGAAAAAATGTAAAAAGGATATTCTTGCTTATCAGCCGGATGTAATTGTACTGATCGATTATCCGGGATTTAACTTACGGATGGCTGCATTTGGTAAGAAAAACGGATTTAAAATCTTCTATTATATTTCTCCCAAAGTCTGGGCGTGGAATCAGAAACGTGCCTGGAAAATCAAAGCAAACATCGATCACATGTTTGTCATTTTTCCGTTTGAGATTGATTTTTACAAAAAATTTGACTTCAAAGTGGACTATGTCGGCAACCCTTTAATGGATGCGATTGAAGCTTTTAAGCCAGATCCGGAGTTTATGAAAAAGAATAATCTGGATAATAATCAGCCTGTTATCGCCTTGCTTCCCGGTAGCCGCAAACAGGAAATAATCAATATGCTGGATCTGATGTTAACCGTTCAGCCACATTTTCCGGATTATCAATTTGTTATTGCAGGTGTGAAAAATCTTCCTTCATCTTTGTACGAAAAATATGAAGCGTTGGGAAATGTTTCTGTTGTATACGAGTCAACCTATGATTTACTGTCGGTATCAGAAGCTGCACTTGTGACATCCGGTACTGCAACTCTGGAAACGGCATTATTAAATATTCCGGAAGTAGTTTGCTACAAAACGAGCGGCTTTTCTTACGCCGTTGCCAAAAGATTAATCCGGGTCCCTTTCATTTCTCTCGTTAACCTGATTATGGAAAAAGAAGTTGTCCGGGAGCTTATTCAGGATGAACTGAATGAAAAACACTTGGTAGAGGAATTGAAATCAATTCTGAAAAACGGAGAGAAGAGAAATATCCAGCTCGATGATTATAAAAAGCTCCACCAACTGGTAGGCGGATCAGGTGCTTCACAAAAAACAGGAAGGTTAATAGAGAAATATTTACAAAAGTTATAGAATAAATTTGTAGATATTCTGCTACGAAATTTGAGAAATTTTGCTACTTCTTTCTAGCAAAAAGTAAATTACTTTTGCACAGCGTGCAGGGAATATGGCCTTGAAAGCATGTATTAGTATCACCATACCTCCTTTACCTAATTGATTATGCGTCAGGTGCTTTTAATTAATAAGGATCCGGATATGCATTCGGATTTGAACTCGCTTTTTCAGGAAAATAATTATGAAAGTGTAATATTGGATGAAGTTGAGACAGGAAATGAGGCGTTAAGAAAAGTGGTAAATGATTCTTACGACATGCTGATCCTGAATCTTGATTTGCCAAATACGAATATGCTTGGGTTAATCAATAAATTAAGACTTTTAAATCAGGACTTACCCATACTGATATATTCCTTAGAGCTTGAATATATTTTCATCAAACGATATCTCACCAGCGGCGTTAATGGTTATTGTTTTTTCAAAAATGGTGATGTTGGCGAAATCCTGGATGCAGCTGTCCGCATAAGCACGGGAAAGTGGTATATCAGTCAGGAAATGGTTGAACTAATTGTTGAAAAAGCATTATACAGTAAGAAAATAGATCGTTTCGATAATCTGGATGAGCAGGAATTTGAAATACTTACGCACCTGATAAAGGGAGATACAGTTGCCAATATTGCCAAAATCATGGGCGTACATTTACCAACGGTTTCTGTTTATAAAACCCGGATTCTTGATAAACTAAGAATTACCAGTTTGCTTGAATTGAAAAACATAATCAAAATACCGTTACTTTCCGAAAGCTAATTTCGCATCCGGGCAAGTTTTTCGTAGTCTAGTACCGTTATCAGACTGCCTTTCATATCAACGAGTTTCTCTTCTTTAAAATCCGATAAAGTCCGGATCACCGTTTCCGTTGCTGTACCTACCATAGAAGCAATGTCTTCACGGGTAATGGCCATCGAAAATGGTTTGGAACGATCTTCCTGATAACGCTGCACGAGCATCACCAAAGCCTGCGCAACACGCTTTCTTACAGAGTTATATGCTAATTGCAATAGTCGCTCTTCACGATCTTTAATCTCATTAGAAAGCATTTTAATAAACTTAGTCGCCACTTCCCGGTTTCCCTGCAAAAGGTTGAAAAAATCATCTTTTGGTATCATCGCCACTTCTGATTTTTCAAGGGAAATGGTAGTTTCCTGGTAAGGTTCACCTTGAAGCAAATCCAGGTAACCGAAAAAATCGCCTTCCTTATATAACTCAGTTATGTATTCTTTTCCGTTGTCGTTCGACTTATATGCTTTTACCTTCCCTTTTTGAAGAAAGAAAACGTTGGAAGGAAAGCTGCCCTCGGTATAAATGGTCTCCTTTTTTCTCAGCGTTTTTGTTTTTTTATCGTCCGCCAATTTTGTGATCAGATCAAAAGATTTTGCTTCGTGAATAAATTCGTCCAGACCTTCCGCTGTGCGTGTAAATTGTCCTTTTAACCGCTCGCTCTTTTTAAGGCGCATTTCAACGGCATTTAATAACTCGACATCGTCATAAGGTTTTGTCAGATAATCATCTGCGCCCATGGTCATTCCCTTCCGGTAATCATTTTTTTCTGCCTTCGCAGTCAGAAAAACAAATGGAATATTGGCTGTATGATCATCTTTGCTAAGCAAAAGCAGTACTCCGTAACCATCCAGTTCAGGCATCATAATGTCACAAATAATTAAATCCGGTCTTTCGTGATGTGCAAGCTGAACGCCTTCTTTTCCATTGTGTGCAGTCAAGACGTGATAATTGGCCAATTCCAGAATTTCGGCTGTATTTTCACGCATTTCAGGGTTGTCCTCAATCAATAATATTCTTTTATTTTCCATTATAGCGTTGACGTATTAATTAGCGGGTAAATGATCCGGCAGTTGGATATTGAAAGTGGTGCCTTTATTAACCTCACTGGTAAAAGAAACTTCTCCACCCATCAGATTGACATAATTTTGTACGATGTTTAATCCCAAACCGGTTCCCTGAGCATTCCCGGCATTATTTGCACGGAAAAAACGGTCGAAAATATGCATTTGGTCAGTCTCAGGTATACCAATTCCCTGATCTGCAATTTCAATTAAAATGGTTTTTCCGTCGGCTTTTATATCAAATCGGATTAATTTCCCGGGATCAGAATATTTGATAGCATTTGAAATCAGGTTAAAGATTACGTTACGAAGCAATTGTTTGTCTACCCAAACACCGTTATTTCCGGTATAAGAAAATGAAATCGTTTGTCCTTCTTTACACAAACCTTTGATTTCCTCAATTAATCCTTCACAAAAAACAGGCAATTCTGTGTAAACCGGAACACTATGAATTCTTCCTTCTTCCAGTTTTCCAATAGACATGAAATCATTTAAAATCTCAGTCAGGTTAGTAACCGCAGATTTTATCCGTTGCACGTGTTTCTGTCTTTTGTCCTCTTCTTCACTTTTTGGATATCGCCCAATGAGAGAGGCTGAGGAAAGAATTGTGGCCAGCGGCGTACGGAATTCGTGCGAAGCAATGGTCACAAACTGACTTTTCATATTGTTCAGCTCACGTTCTTTTTTCAAAGCACGCATGACTTCTTCCTGTGATTGTTCAATTTTATAAATTGCCTTTGCCAATTCTTCGGTTCGTTGATTTACGCGTTCTTCCAGTTCTGCATTCAGTTTCTGAATTTCCTGATTTGCTTCCTGGATAATATTTTCCTGTTTTTTTCTTTCCGTAATATCAATCACAAAACTTACAACAAACTGTCCTTCACTGGTTTTGAAAGGACTTAAACTAACTTCCACAGGAAATTCACTTCCGTCTTTTCTTCTTGCAAAAAGTTCAAGAGAGCTCCCCATTCCGCGTGCATGCGGCGATTCCAGATAATGATCGCGGTGATGAACGTGGGCTTTTGAAAGTCTTCTCGGGATAAGACTTTCGATTTTCTGATCGACAAGTTCTTTGTCGTCGTAACCAAAAAGTTCTAGTGCCTTGGGATTCAACATCACAATAACTCCTTCTTTGTTGACTACAACAATTCCTTCGGTGGCATGTTTAAAAAGTGCGTCGAGCATTTCAATGTGCCGTGTCATGGCTTTTGTATGTTTTTCTAAATAAGTCGTACTAAACATACCAAGTTACAGGACATATGTGAAGGGAACAAACGAAACAGAAACAATGATAGAATGAGTGAATGACAGACTGAGTGAATAATGGCTCAAATTTCAACTCATACGGTCTGACTAAATTGGTTACTTGCCGGTGATTCTGCCCATAATTTTGCGTCGAAAGCCATGCATACATTTCTTACAAAAGCTTTTCCGGTTGGGGTTACACGTAAACGATAAGTTTCAATTTCAACCAGTTCATCGAATTGCAATTCAGACAACCGTTCCAGTGCTTTGTACAAATCGTCGCACACTTCATCCGCATTTCTCCATGTCGTTTCAAATTGCGTCATGATCCTGAGAATGTGTTTCCGAAGAATCAGATCTTCTTTTGTCAGTTCATGACCTTTGATAATTGGTAAATGTCCGGCGTTGATTTTCTCATAATATGCCTCAACATTTTTTTCATTCTGAACATAACCAGTCCAGCTGTCGCTGATCGAAGAAGCACCCAAACCGATTAGAAGCTGCGTATGCGTATCGGTATACCCCATGAAGTTTCTGTGCAAACGACCATCTTGTTGTGCTTTGAAAAGTTCATCCGTTTCCAATGAAAAATGATCCATACCGATATCATGATAACCGGATAATTCCAGTGCATTTCTGCCGGTTTCATAGATCGCCATTTTTTTATCAGGATCGGGCAAATCACTTTCGGTATATTTTCTCTGTCCCGGTTTAATCCAGGGAATATGGGCGTAACTGTAAAAAGCAATTCGGTCGGGGCGAAGCTGAACAACGCGCATAATCGTTTCCATCATCGTGCAAACTTTTTGCATCGGTAAACCGTAAACAATGTCATAGTTCACAGAGGTATACCCAATTTCTCTCGCTTTTTTTGTCAGATGACTAACCTGTTCATACGTTTGCTGACGGTTAATCACAGCCAGTACCAACAGATTAAAGTCTTGTACGCCAATACTTATTCTGCGAAAACCGACATTGAAAAGCGCTTGCAAATGTTCATCCGTTGTATTTCCGGGATGCGCTTCAAAACTGAATTGTGCTTTTGGATGAACGTCAGCATTTTTCAGCAAACCTTCAATCAGTTTTGTAAGATTTTCAGGACTGAAAAAAGTGGGTGTTCCTCCTCCTAAATGAATTTCTCTGATGACAGGTTTTGTTTCGCCAAAAATGGAAAAATACAATTCCCATTCTTTCAAAACTGCATTGATATAAGTTTCTTCTACCTTATGATTAATCGTAATACGCGTATTGCAGCCACAATAAGTACACAGACTTTCGCAAAAAGGTAAGTGTACGTAAAGACTGATTCCTTCTTTTTCGTTGGAAATAGTGAAAGCTTCTTTGGAAAGTTTTTTCCAGTTTTGTTCTGTTGGCGGCGTTTTTTGCCAGTATGGAACAGTTGGATAACTTGTATATCTTGGCCCGGGAGTATTGTATTTAAAAAGCAAATCCTTATCCATGGGAGTCGTGTTTTGAATTAAATTCTATACTTCAAAACTAGTCAGGCGCTGCGGCTAAAAACATGACTTAAATCAGCTGGAAAACTTACTTTTGAAAGGAATTTTACCTTTTGAAATGAAAAAATGAAATTCTATTTGCCGTGACAAACCGTAATGGTATTAAGATTAGAAGAATTGTTGGCAGTATATTGGATCAATATTCCTCTCATAATCAGAATAATGCCAGCCAGTGTCAGCATAAATGGCGTGAGTTTTCGAATATGCATACGAAGTGAAATTGAAAACCATTGTTTGAAAAAACCTACCGCCATCATCGCAGGCAAAGTTCCCATTCCAAACATCAGCATATAAAAACCGCCATTAAAAGCATTTCCGGTTGCAATAGAACTGATCAGCGCCAGATAAACCAGGCCGCAGGGGAGTAATCCGTTTAAAACTCCAAGTAAAAACCAGCTTTGCATTTTCCGGCTTCGCAGCATTGCTGACATTTGTTTTTTCAAATGTTGAATAAACTTTTGCCAGAATTTTGGAGGATGAAAATAGGGATCCAGTCGCGTTGGCCAGAAAACATATAGCAGCATTAACACTCCGGCAAAAATAGAAAGATATCGGAGATAGCCGATCCAGGCAAAAGAGTAACCGAGGGATCCCAAAGCAATTCCCAGTGCTGCATAGGTAAAAGTTCGGCCGGTATTATACAAAGCCAAACCGGCAAATTGCTGAAACCGGTTTCCTTTTTGTACAGGTAATGCCAGCGCAATCGGGCCGCACATGGCGATACAATGAAAACTGCTCAGTAATCCCATTGACAAGGCAAGATAGGGCAGTGCATTGTTCATCACATTTCCTTTTTTGAAATCACAACAACGCCTTCATTCCAGTAGGATTTTTTTCCATTTTTCCAGTCAATTTGCAAATAATAACGGCCTGGTTTAAGGTCTGATCCAGCAATTAACTGATCATTGTTTTTCGCTTTTACTGGAAAATTACGATCCTTCGTATTATCTGATGGACAATACAATTTCACATTTCCGGTTAAAGTATCTTTTGCAAATTCTTCTGGATAATGAATAATGATTCCCCTCTCTTCCACTTGCCAGATTAATGGATTTTTCAATTTTTTGGCGAGATTTACTTTATTTATTTTGTTTTGAAATTGAAGTTCTTCTTCATAATACTGATCCGTTACCAGATCGATTTTCTGGCTGGCACTCATGCCTACCAGCAAAAGTATCATGGCCACAAATCCGGCATAGAGTATTGCAATGCCTGCGCCCCAGTTTATTTTCATGATATTTTTTGTTTAATTATTTGAAATATGATTTCTGAGCAAAGCGCTTTTAATCATTCTTCCGGTGCCATGAACGTGGTTTCGAAAGTTTCCAGTTTTTCCTTTGCCTGATAAACAGAAAGTTTGAGTTTTGTTTTACGATTTTTTAATTCGCTTTTTGGTATGATAATGAAAACGGTCCCTTCCGACATGCCAGCTCCTTCCAGCGTCAAATCCGGTTTACCGGCAAAAAGTAAAGTGCCTTTTGGTGAATCAAGATGAATGACCGGTTTTACAATCTGGTTTGTCTTATTGAAAATTTTGAAAGTGTATAAGTTGCTGATCGTACCATCTTTATTTTCAATATACTGACTTCCCGGTGCGCGAAATAAAGTTGTCTGTGTATCATTTCTGGAAACGACCAGATATCCAAGTGCGGACCAAAGCAGAACCAGCACAAAAATATATCCTCGCGTACGATTTGTAATTAGTTTATTGACACCACTGACAATCGCATTTTCGGAAGTGTATTTGATCAAACCTTTATCAAAACCTACTTTATCCATGATTGAATCACAGGCATCGATGCAGGCAGTGCAGTTTACACATTCCATTTGGGTACCATTTCGGATATCAATTCCGGTAGGGCAAACGGCGACACATTGAAAACAGCTGATACAATCTCCGGCAGTCCGGTCATGGCCTTTATGTAACTTTTCGCGGGGTTCCCCGCGTTTGTAATCGTAGGCAACGACAATAGAATTTCTGTCCATTAATACACCTTGCAGCCGTCCATATGGACAAACAACCGTACAAGCCTGATCACGCAGCCAGGCAAAATTGAAGTAGAAGACCGCAGTGAAAATGATTATTCCTGAGAAAAACGGAACATGCTGACTTATCGGCTCGCTAATAATTTTTGACAGTTTATCAACACCAATTACGTAGGATAAAAGCAGATTGGCAATAAGGAATGAAACCAGTAAAAAAGAGAAATATTTAGTACCCTTTTTTAGAACTTTGTCACCAGTCCAAGGGCTTTTGTTTAGTAGTTTTTGTTTGCTGCTGTCACCTTCAATAAAGTACTCGATTTTCCGGAAAACCATTTCCATAAAAACAGTCTGCGGACAGGCCCAGCCACACCATAAGCGGCCAAAAATGGTTGTGAACAAAACAATGAAAACCATGAAGGATAACATCGTAAGTCCAAAAAGCCAGTAATCCTGCGGTCCGATGAACAAACCGAAAATGATAAATTTTCTTTCAAGAACATTGAAAAGCAAAAGGGGCTGATTGTTGTATTTTAAAAAAGGCGTTACAAATAACAAAGTAAGAATGACGACTGTAAACCATATACGCCGGTTATGCCATACTCCTTTTGGCTTTTGCGGATAAAACCAATTCCGCTTTCCATCTTCATTGATACCATTAAAATGATCCCGAAAAGAATCGTCGGCGGGAGGCGTGGAAACAGGAATTGAGTTTGGTGTAATCATTTCATCAGTCCAAATGGACGTTAATTCTTTCAACTATTTAACCGCTATCGTACTATCCGCAGACATTTTACCTTCTTCAAAAATGTCCCCTTGCGGTTCCTTGGGATTTGCCGGTTTACTTCCTTTTAGAGATAGTACGAAACTGGCCACTTTCTGAATGTCAGTCGGAGAAAGCTGTTTTTCCCAGGAGATCATGCCTTTTTCAGGAACGCCGTATTTTATTACTTTGAAAAGATTTTTAATATTTCCGCCGTGCAGCCAGTATTTGTCGGTGAGGTTTGGACCAACTCCACCGCCGCCTTCAACACCATGACAAGCTGTACATTTTTCCTGAAAAATTGCCTTTCCTGCATCAATTCCGGCAGTTTCTGTGAGTTGGGTAACTGTATTTTCATCCATACTTGAACCTACTTTTTCCAGATAAGCTTTTTTCTCAATATCAGCCATCGCAATTTCCTTGTCGAGTTCGGCGATTTGAGAATCACCCATGCCGCTGAAATAATATGCTGAATATCCGATGGCGATTAAAACCGTTGCCAGAAATAAAGATTGCAGCCAGGGAGGCATCCGGTTATCCAGTTCCTGAATTCCGTCATAATCATGACCATCAATCAGGATTGTTTTTTCATCACTCAATGCGACACCGAGGCCAGCGAATTTTTTAAACCAGCTTGTTTTTGGAGCAGTTTCAGGAACGGTATTCGTAACCTGTTTAAGTACAGAAAGTGCATTGGCTAATAAAATAATGACCAGCACCATTATGAAAAATAACAATCCCAGTAACATTAAAAGTAAAATGTCGGTACCGGAAATTGCACGAATTTCTTCTTTTTGTTCCTGAGCGAAAGCCGGAACAGACAGGAGGAAAAAGGTAATCAGGGACAGGATTCCTTTTTTGATACTTCCATCGTTTAATGGAATGTTTTTCATTTTGTTGACGGACTTATTATCCAGTTTGAAAACGTAAAACAGAAGTGCAACAAAGAAGACAAAAAATATGATGAGGGAAATGAGCGGGAAAATTCCCACACCCGCAATGGTTTCGAGATAGTTTCGGAATTTCATGTTTATATATTATTTAGGTAGGGGCGACCCTCGTGGTCGCCCGGATTTCAGATTGTCAGGATTTGGGCAACCACAAGGGTTGCCCCTATCGCGTTTTTATATCAGTCCCCAATCGTTGCAGATAAGCAATCAGCGCAATAATTTCCTTATTCTCATTGGCCTTGATCCCGCTTTGTTTCAATCTTGACTGGATACCCAACGCCTGTTTATGGAGCTCGGCATTAGCAATTTTATCATACCCTTTTTCATACGGAACACCAAGTGTCTGCATCGCACGGATTTTTCCAGGGGTGGAAGCAGTGTCCAGATCATCTTCCAATAACCAGCCATAACGAGGCATGATTGAACCCGGCGACATCGAAGTTGGATCTTCCATATGATTATAATGCCATGAATCAGGATATTTTCCACCAATTCTATGCAAATCCGGACCGGTGCGTTTAGAGCCCCACTGGTGCGGGTGATCATAAACAAATTCTCCTGATTTTGAATATTCTCCATAACGTTCAATTTCGGAACGAAAAGGACGAATCATTTGTGTATGACAAACATAACATCCTTCCCGAACATAAATATCGCGACCCTGAAGTTCGAGTGGGGTATAAGGTTTTACACTGGCAATGGTCGGAACATTGGATTCGATCATGAAAGTTGGAATCATTTCAATCATCCCACCAATGGAAACAACGAGAAGTGCAATAATTGTGATCGTGAGAGGTTTACGCTCCAATAATCTTTGGTGCCAGAATTCTTTTTGCTCCGGATGCCAGACAGCGGCTAGCGGCATTGCTTTTGCTTTTTCAAACGGAACAAGATTTCCTTTCAAAGCTGTCATCCACAAATTATAAATCATTACCACAAAACCAATGATGTATAAAGTACCACCAACACTTCTTAGGAAATATAATGGTGCAAGCTGTGTTACCGTTTCAAGGAAGTTAGGATATTTCAACAAACCTTCAGCTGTAAATTCCTTCCACATAGAACTTTGTACCCAACCAGCCCAATACATTGGAATGGTATAAAACAAAATCCCTAACGTCCCGATCCAGAAATGGAAACTGGCAAGTTTTGGAGAAAACAGAGGGCGATTGTACAAACGTGGGAAAAGCCAGTAAAGCATACCAAATGTCAGGAAGCCATTCCAGCCTAACGCTCCTACGTGTACGTGAGCCACGATCCAGTCGGTATAATGTGCGATGGCGTTCACATTTTTGAATGCTAGCATAGGACCTTCGAAAGTTGCCATACCATACGCGGTGATTGCAACGACAAAGAATTTCAACACCACATCTTCACGAACTTTGTCCCATGCGCCTCGTAAAGTCAAAAGTCCGTTCATCATCCCGCCCCAGGATGGAGCGATCAGCATCAAAGAAAATACAGTTCCCAATGTTTGAGCCCAATCCGGCAACGCTGTATAAAGCAAATGGTGAGGACCAGCCCAGATGTAAAGGAAAATTAATGACCAGAAATGGACGATGGAAAGTCTGTAAGAATAAATAGGGCGATTCGCCGCTTTTGGCAAAAAGTAGTACATCAAACCCAAATAAGGTGTAGTCAGGAAAAACGCTACTGCATTGTGTCCATACCACCATTGAACCAAAGCATCCTGAACACCAGCGTAAAGAGAATAACTTTTGAAAAGTGAAACCGGAAGTTCCAGATTATTAACCACATGGAGCATCGCAACCGTCACAAACGAAGCAATATAAAACCAGATCGCTGCATAAATATGTTCAACACGGCGGTGAATGGTTGTCATCACCAAGTTGGTTAAGCCTGAAAGCCAAACTACTGCAATCGCGATATCAAGCGGCCATTCCAATTCTGCATATTCCTTGGCGCTGGATAATCCCATCGGCAAAGTGATGGCCGCGCCTATGATAATAAACTGCCATGCCCAAAAGTGAAAACGACTTAAAACCGGGCTCCACATGGGAGTGCGCAAAACCCTTGGTGCTGAGTAATACAGACCGGTGAAAAATCCGTTTCCTACAAAAGCAAAAATAACAGCATTAGTATGAAGCGGCCTGATTCGACTGAAAGTGGTGTATGGTAAATCCATATTTAAGTTTGGAAATACAAGCTGAAAGGCGGCAAGGAGACCGACAAGCATACCGATAAGTCCGAACAGGATCGTCGCGATAGCAAAGTTTCGTACGATTTTATTATCATATTGAAACTCGTCCAGCTCAATGGATGCGATACCTGGATTGGGAAGGTTTGACATAATTTTTGAGAGCAGAATGGTGAATAGATATTGGTAATGATTGGGTAGAATGACTTAATTCGGAGTTATTTAGGTAGACTTTTTAGCCGGTTTTTGATTTGTGTTTCCGTCATCCAGAAGTATGCGCATGGCTGGCGTGCAATCGTCATCAAAATGACCTTTTCGGACCGACCAGATAAATGTGCTGAGGAAGCCTAATGCTACAAACAGGCTGACGAGAATCAAAACATAAAGGGCGCTCATGAGAATTTTTTGTTTGTTATTTTTATTGATAATCAGAGTTTTAGATCAATTGTTTCTTCTGATTTTCATGAACCAAAACTACCTGAGTTGATGTCGGTAAACGATGATTTTTGAATGGTATTTAAACTGATGTTTATCAGCTTTTCATCCATTTTCTGGCTGAGATATTAGTTGCGATGGTGGTAAAAAGGACGATGGTTATGGAACTTAAGGGCATAAGAATCGCTGCGATTACCGGTGATAATTTTCCTGCAACTGCAAAGGATAAACCGAAGACATTATACAAAAGTGATATGGCAAAACTGATCTTGATAATGCGCTGACCGGATTTGGCAAGATTGATAAAAGAAGGAAGTTTTTCCAATTGATTTCCTTCCACAATGGCATCGCAGGCGGGAGAAAAATTGTTTATATCATCTGAAACAGCCAGTCCGACATTACTTTGTCGAAGCGCTCCTGCATCATTCAGTCCATCGCCGATCATCAAAACATTTCTTCGTTGGTTTTTTTGTAAACTTTCAATAAAACGAAGCTTTTCTTCGGGTTTTTGTTCAAATAACAAGTTTGAATCTTTCCCGAAAATCGGTGATAATATAGCGCGATCAGTCTGTTTGTCGCCGGATAAAAGATACGTTTCAAATCCTTCTTTTTGAAGTACTTTAACAGTCTTTGCCAACTCGGGGCGGTATTTGCTTTTAAGTGTAAAATAGCCCCTTATTTGTTTGTTAAAGGAAATATAAACATGTGAAGCATTATCCGTTTTCTCTGTTGGGTCTGAATTTTCGACCCATTTTGATGATCCTAATTTTACTTCTGTTTTTCCCCAGAACGCTTTAATCCCAGCACCTCCGGTTTCTTCAAAATGCATCAGCACCCGTCCGCTTCCAGTCACATTTTCTAGTTTTTTGACTAACATTCTGCTTAACGGATGAGAGGATTGCATGGCTAATGTTTTGATAATAACCAGTTCAACATCAGTTAGTTTATTCCCAAAAAATTCGATTTCAGCTTCGTTGGTCTGTGTTATGGTTCCTGTTTTATCAAAAACAATGGTATCAATATGCGAAAGTCTTTCAATGGCATCTGCGTTTTTTGGATAAAAACGGAATTTTCCAAAGAGACTTAATAAATTTCCATTTGTAAAAGTTGAAGATAGTAACAGCGCACATGGACACGCAACGAGCAAAGAAGTTGTAAAAGCTCTGAAAGCAGTTTCGTGTTCATTCAATATAAAAAACCAAAACAGAAAAGTAAGACCGGCGATAACCAGTACAACTGACGAAAAATACCGGTTAATTCGAGCTGCAAGTGTCTGGTTTTGATTCTCTTTTTCTTTGGTAAAAGTGTCATTATTCCAAAGCTGGGTAAGATAACTTTGTGATACCTGTCTCAATACTTCCAGTTCAACAGACAATCCTGTCTGTTTCCCCCCGGCGAAAATGGTATCACCTTTTTTGCGTTCAACAGGTTCGGCTTCTCCGGATACAAAACTGTAATCGATTAATGCTCTGTTGCTTAGCAATACTGCATCTGCCGGGATTAATTCCTGGTTTCTGACA
The nucleotide sequence above comes from Dyadobacter subterraneus. Encoded proteins:
- a CDS encoding heavy metal translocating P-type ATPase; translated protein: MKSAELIIDKQIPDKHSCYHCGEECREEIIHSDGHDFCCEGCSTVYDILNANNLCSYYAIDGAQGISPDSNYFKGKFDHLDLPEVSKKLLEFTDGKLSSVNWLIPKIHCSSCIWLLEQLNRLNPAIRSSVVNFPEKKVRITFDAQNIKLSELAALITKIGYEPYISLNDVEGTQSEKWNRTRLYKIGIAGFAFGNIMLLSFPEYFHLGESSSDQNLRTLFSIINFVLSLPVFFYCAADFFKSAWSALKGKYLNIDAPIALALLCVFLTSIYQIVSKTGPGYFDSLTGAVFFMLIGRYFQDKTYAGISFDRDYKSYFPVAVTVLKDGKENRVPITELSHGDKMLVRNQELIPADAVLLSNRALIDYSFVSGEAEPVERKKGDTIFAGGKQTGLSVELEVLRQVSQSYLTQLWNNDTFTKEKENQNQTLAARINRYFSSVVLVIAGLTFLFWFFILNEHETAFRAFTTSLLVACPCALLLSSTFTNGNLLSLFGKFRFYPKNADAIERLSHIDTIVFDKTGTITQTNEAEIEFFGNKLTDVELVIIKTLAMQSSHPLSRMLVKKLENVTGSGRVLMHFEETGGAGIKAFWGKTEVKLGSSKWVENSDPTEKTDNASHVYISFNKQIRGYFTLKSKYRPELAKTVKVLQKEGFETYLLSGDKQTDRAILSPIFGKDSNLLFEQKPEEKLRFIESLQKNQRRNVLMIGDGLNDAGALRQSNVGLAVSDDINNFSPACDAIVEGNQLEKLPSFINLAKSGQRIIKISFAISLLYNVFGLSFAVAGKLSPVIAAILMPLSSITIVLFTTIATNISARKWMKS
- the ccoS gene encoding cbb3-type cytochrome oxidase assembly protein CcoS; the protein is MSALYVLILVSLFVALGFLSTFIWSVRKGHFDDDCTPAMRILLDDGNTNQKPAKKST
- the ccoN gene encoding cytochrome-c oxidase, cbb3-type subunit I gives rise to the protein MSNLPNPGIASIELDEFQYDNKIVRNFAIATILFGLIGMLVGLLAAFQLVFPNLNMDLPYTTFSRIRPLHTNAVIFAFVGNGFFTGLYYSAPRVLRTPMWSPVLSRFHFWAWQFIIIGAAITLPMGLSSAKEYAELEWPLDIAIAVVWLSGLTNLVMTTIHRRVEHIYAAIWFYIASFVTVAMLHVVNNLELPVSLFKSYSLYAGVQDALVQWWYGHNAVAFFLTTPYLGLMYYFLPKAANRPIYSYRLSIVHFWSLIFLYIWAGPHHLLYTALPDWAQTLGTVFSLMLIAPSWGGMMNGLLTLRGAWDKVREDVVLKFFVVAITAYGMATFEGPMLAFKNVNAIAHYTDWIVAHVHVGALGWNGFLTFGMLYWLFPRLYNRPLFSPKLASFHFWIGTLGILFYTIPMYWAGWVQSSMWKEFTAEGLLKYPNFLETVTQLAPLYFLRSVGGTLYIIGFVVMIYNLWMTALKGNLVPFEKAKAMPLAAVWHPEQKEFWHQRLLERKPLTITIIALLVVSIGGMIEMIPTFMIESNVPTIASVKPYTPLELQGRDIYVREGCYVCHTQMIRPFRSEIERYGEYSKSGEFVYDHPHQWGSKRTGPDLHRIGGKYPDSWHYNHMEDPTSMSPGSIMPRYGWLLEDDLDTASTPGKIRAMQTLGVPYEKGYDKIANAELHKQALGIQSRLKQSGIKANENKEIIALIAYLQRLGTDIKTR